A window from Tenacibaculum singaporense encodes these proteins:
- a CDS encoding ribose-phosphate pyrophosphokinase, with protein MATNQLSPKIFACSQSIELAEEIANAYGTKLGNVITTHFSDGEFQPAFEESIRGRRVFIVGSTFPSTDNLMEMLLMCDAAKRASARHITAVMPYFGWARQDRKDKPRVAIGAKLVAKLLETAGATRIMTMDLHADQIQGFFEKPVDHLFASTIFLPYVKSLGLDNLTIASPDMGGSKRAYAYSKYLESDVVICYKQRQKANVIAHMELIGEVKGKNVILVDDMIDTGGTLTKAADLMMERGAKSVRAICTHPILSGNAYERIQNSQLTELIVSDTIPLKKSISKIKVVSCAALFADVMHKVQDNTSISDQFLM; from the coding sequence ATGGCTACAAATCAATTAAGCCCAAAAATCTTTGCATGTTCACAAAGTATTGAACTAGCAGAGGAGATTGCCAATGCTTACGGAACCAAACTAGGAAATGTAATTACCACACATTTTAGTGATGGTGAATTCCAACCAGCTTTTGAAGAATCAATCAGAGGAAGAAGAGTTTTCATCGTTGGATCAACCTTTCCTTCTACTGATAACTTAATGGAAATGTTATTAATGTGCGATGCTGCCAAACGTGCATCGGCAAGGCATATTACCGCTGTAATGCCTTATTTTGGTTGGGCTCGTCAAGACAGAAAAGATAAACCTCGTGTAGCAATTGGAGCTAAATTAGTCGCTAAATTATTAGAAACTGCTGGAGCAACTAGAATTATGACCATGGATTTACATGCTGATCAAATTCAAGGTTTCTTTGAAAAACCAGTAGATCATTTATTCGCTTCTACCATCTTTTTACCTTATGTAAAAAGCTTAGGTTTAGATAATCTGACTATTGCTTCTCCTGATATGGGAGGCTCAAAAAGAGCTTATGCTTATTCTAAATACCTAGAAAGTGATGTTGTTATTTGCTATAAGCAACGCCAAAAAGCTAATGTAATAGCACATATGGAGCTAATTGGTGAGGTAAAAGGTAAAAATGTAATTCTTGTTGATGATATGATTGATACAGGAGGAACACTTACAAAAGCAGCTGATTTAATGATGGAACGTGGTGCCAAAAGTGTACGAGCAATCTGTACTCACCCAATTCTATCAGGAAATGCCTACGAAAGAATTCAAAATTCACAGTTAACAGAGTTAATAGTCTCAGATACAATTCCTTTAAAAAAGAGTATTTCTAAAATAAAAGTTGTATCTTGCGCCGCTTTATTCGCTGATGTGATGCATAAAGTTCAAGACAATACATCTATTAGCGATCAATTTTTAATGTAA
- a CDS encoding 50S ribosomal protein L25/general stress protein Ctc produces MKSITIKGSQRESVGKKATKALRNAGKVPCVLYGGDKPVHFSADEKSFKPLVYTPDVFTATIELDGVTYSAVLQDIQFHPVNDSILHVDFYQLFEDKAVTMDIPVRLVGSSKGVMVGGALRHNLRKLKVKALPANLPDFIEADITELEIGNKLYVTKLKNDNYTILHPDNTVVAQVRMSRNAAKAAAEAEK; encoded by the coding sequence ATGAAATCAATTACAATCAAAGGATCTCAAAGAGAAAGCGTAGGTAAAAAAGCAACAAAAGCCTTACGTAATGCTGGAAAGGTTCCTTGCGTATTATACGGAGGAGACAAGCCTGTTCACTTTTCAGCTGACGAAAAATCGTTCAAGCCATTAGTATATACTCCAGACGTATTTACTGCTACGATTGAATTAGATGGTGTAACATATAGCGCTGTATTACAAGACATACAGTTCCACCCAGTAAATGATAGCATTTTACACGTAGACTTCTACCAATTATTTGAAGACAAAGCTGTAACTATGGACATCCCAGTTCGTTTAGTTGGATCTTCTAAAGGTGTTATGGTAGGGGGTGCTTTACGTCACAACTTACGTAAGTTAAAAGTGAAAGCATTACCAGCAAACTTACCTGATTTTATCGAAGCTGATATTACAGAGTTAGAAATTGGTAATAAGTTATACGTTACTAAATTAAAGAACGATAACTATACTATTTTACACCCAGACAACACAGTAGTTGCTCAAGTACGTATGTCTCGTAACGCGGCAAAAGCAGCAGCAGAAGCAGAAAAATAA